A single window of Arcobacter venerupis DNA harbors:
- a CDS encoding ABC transporter ATP-binding protein, producing MNNKISLKYILKLLLDDKKSLIIGQVLTIIAILVSVPIPLLLPLLVDEVLLKKPDFFVNNIDKFLGSGSAFYYIALVTFIVLFLRIIYFLFSVLITKIFTKISKYVTFKIREKLLNHLELVNMNEYESLGSGSIGANLVTDVNTLDNFIVTIASKFIASILTLIAVAIVIITIDPILGLMILFIQPIIMVLSKKISKKTGVLKKEENKAIEEFQNNINETLDLFGQIKASNKENFFFEDSINKAKNIQKTSNEFNYKSVAYERFSFTIFLIAFEIFRAVGLLLVAYSDLSIGLMFAMFGYIWFIMTPVQDILTIQYAYSSASAAITRINKILDLKQEKNGILKLDSNSKKVDISLKNLSFYYNEDKEVLKNISFNIKSGEKVAIIGASGSGKTTIANIISGFYAKNSGDIFYNNINIEDLNKQSLRENIFLVLQMPILFNNSLRFNITMGNENISDVEIYKALKIAQLFQTVENMTDKLDTIVGKHGIRLSGGQRQRLSIARMIIANPAIVIFDESTSALDVHTEVKLFTELEEFLKDKTVITIAHRLSTVKNADMIYVIDDGKVVQQGKHKELEEQEGHYLEFVKKQLI from the coding sequence TTTTACCTTTATTAGTCGATGAAGTGTTACTTAAAAAGCCTGATTTTTTTGTAAATAATATTGATAAATTTTTAGGAAGTGGAAGTGCCTTTTATTACATTGCACTTGTTACTTTTATTGTTTTATTTCTTCGAATAATATATTTTTTGTTTAGTGTACTAATCACTAAAATATTTACAAAAATATCAAAATATGTAACTTTTAAAATAAGAGAAAAACTTTTAAATCATCTTGAACTTGTAAATATGAATGAATATGAGAGTTTAGGTTCTGGCTCAATTGGTGCAAACTTAGTAACAGATGTAAATACCTTAGATAATTTTATAGTTACCATTGCTAGTAAATTCATAGCTTCAATTTTAACTTTAATTGCAGTTGCTATTGTAATAATTACAATAGACCCAATTTTAGGACTTATGATTTTATTTATTCAACCAATTATTATGGTTCTTTCTAAAAAAATCTCTAAAAAAACAGGTGTATTAAAAAAAGAAGAAAATAAAGCAATTGAAGAATTTCAAAATAATATAAATGAAACCTTAGATTTATTTGGTCAAATAAAAGCTAGTAATAAAGAAAATTTCTTTTTTGAAGACTCAATAAATAAAGCTAAAAATATCCAAAAAACTTCAAATGAATTCAACTATAAAAGTGTTGCTTATGAAAGATTTTCTTTTACTATTTTTTTAATAGCTTTTGAGATTTTTAGAGCGGTAGGACTTTTACTTGTGGCATATAGCGATTTATCTATTGGTTTAATGTTTGCTATGTTTGGATATATTTGGTTTATTATGACTCCTGTTCAAGATATTTTAACTATTCAATATGCATATTCAAGTGCTAGTGCTGCAATAACTAGAATAAATAAAATCTTGGATTTAAAACAAGAAAAAAATGGAATTTTAAAACTTGATTCAAACTCTAAAAAAGTTGATATTTCTTTGAAAAATCTAAGTTTTTATTATAATGAAGATAAAGAAGTATTAAAAAATATCTCTTTTAATATTAAATCAGGTGAAAAAGTAGCAATCATTGGTGCAAGTGGAAGTGGAAAAACTACAATTGCAAATATAATTTCTGGTTTTTATGCAAAAAATTCTGGAGATATTTTTTATAATAATATTAATATTGAAGATTTAAATAAACAAAGTCTAAGAGAAAATATCTTTTTAGTTTTACAAATGCCAATTTTGTTTAATAACAGTTTGAGATTTAACATCACAATGGGAAATGAAAATATAAGCGATGTTGAGATTTACAAAGCTTTAAAAATTGCGCAACTTTTTCAAACTGTTGAAAATATGACGGATAAACTTGATACTATTGTGGGAAAACATGGGATTAGATTAAGTGGTGGGCAAAGACAAAGATTATCAATAGCAAGAATGATTATAGCAAATCCAGCTATTGTTATCTTTGATGAATCTACATCAGCTTTGGACGTTCATACAGAAGTTAAACTATTTACTGAATTGGAAGAGTTCTTAAAAGATAAAACTGTTATTACAATAGCTCATAGATTAAGTACAGTAAAAAATGCTGATATGATTTATGTGATAGATGATGGTAAAGTTGTACAACAAGGAAAACACAAAGAACTAGAAGAACAAGAGGGTCACTATTTAGAGTTTGTAAAGAAACAGTTAATTTAA
- a CDS encoding AI-2E family transporter, translated as MIDSFNLKNYFFYFASFIVIIAGIKMASEVVVILFLAIFISSIFSTLLNVLEKKNIPRIISYFLILLIVVFISFMFAYVINISLNDFVENLPAYEEKFKNLIINSIHFAQVSGFEIDKQKILNTLSFSSFFGYTTNIIGSIGTFLSKFLLVIIGVAFILAESKSFQTKLKVIFRNNARKLEHFNLFSYNIQRYFVVKSFTSFLTGFIIAIVLSFFGVDYPILWGVIAMLFNFVPVVGSIIASIPAILLALMNLPLSATIWVIVLYVVINISISNILEPKLMGKELGLSPLVIFFSLIFWGYILGIVGMFLAVPITMTLKIAFDSNTSSHWIGILMSDLSRKRDKSKEVLN; from the coding sequence TTGATAGATTCATTCAATTTAAAAAATTATTTCTTCTATTTTGCAAGTTTTATTGTAATAATAGCTGGAATAAAAATGGCAAGTGAAGTAGTAGTAATACTTTTTTTAGCAATTTTTATATCTTCGATATTCTCAACACTTCTTAATGTTTTAGAAAAAAAGAATATTCCAAGAATTATTTCTTATTTTCTAATATTATTAATTGTGGTTTTTATAAGTTTCATGTTTGCCTATGTGATAAATATATCTTTAAATGATTTTGTAGAAAATTTACCTGCATATGAAGAAAAATTTAAAAATCTTATTATAAATTCAATACATTTTGCCCAAGTATCAGGTTTTGAAATTGATAAACAAAAAATATTAAATACACTAAGTTTTAGCTCATTTTTTGGTTATACAACAAATATTATAGGAAGTATCGGTACCTTTTTATCTAAGTTTTTACTTGTAATTATTGGAGTAGCTTTTATCCTTGCTGAATCAAAATCTTTTCAAACAAAATTAAAAGTAATTTTTAGAAATAATGCTAGAAAACTAGAACACTTCAATCTATTTTCATACAATATCCAAAGATATTTTGTAGTTAAATCTTTTACAAGTTTTTTAACAGGATTCATAATAGCTATTGTTTTATCATTTTTTGGAGTTGATTATCCAATATTATGGGGAGTAATTGCAATGTTATTTAACTTTGTTCCTGTTGTTGGATCTATTATTGCGTCTATTCCTGCAATTTTATTAGCTTTAATGAATTTGCCTTTAAGTGCAACTATTTGGGTTATAGTTTTATATGTTGTAATAAATATCTCAATAAGTAATATTTTAGAACCAAAACTTATGGGAAAAGAGTTAGGACTTTCTCCATTAGTTATTTTCTTTTCACTAATTTTTTGGGGTTATATTCTAGGAATTGTTGGAATGTTTTTAGCAGTTCCAATTACTATGACTTTAAAAATTGCCTTCGATTCAAATACAAGTAGTCATTGGATTGGGATTTTGATGTCAGATTTATCAAGAAAAAGAGATAAAAGTAAAGAGGTTTTAAATTAA
- a CDS encoding glycoside hydrolase family 3 N-terminal domain-containing protein, whose product MQKILVVAFLLFSLVNNLLANEGYTKQEIERMISKMVILGFNGESVNQNDEIYKNIKAGLGGVILFDKDPNDKKKVKNVRSKEQLKKLTSSLQTISKQKLLISIDQEGGIVQRLKSEDGFVNTPKAIDVASKGEDFAKQTYKLLAKDLSESGINADFAPVVDLAINKQNKVIVTRGRSFGESSKEVIKYSSIFVDELKKQHVISVLKHFPGHGSSLADSHLGFVDITNTWNEKELEPYKYFIKNNKVDMIMTAHVYNKNLDEEYPATLSYEINTKLLRDKLGFNGVLVSDDLQMYAISKHYDLKQTLTLAINSGVSMLLYANQLAKPITLKQIVDTAYSLVLSEEISLEQIVKANERIDKMMSKY is encoded by the coding sequence ATGCAGAAAATTTTAGTTGTAGCCTTTTTACTATTTTCACTAGTTAATAATTTATTAGCAAATGAAGGTTATACAAAACAAGAGATTGAAAGAATGATTTCAAAAATGGTGATTTTAGGTTTTAATGGTGAAAGTGTAAATCAAAATGATGAAATTTATAAAAACATAAAAGCAGGTTTAGGTGGAGTTATCTTATTTGATAAAGATCCAAATGATAAGAAAAAAGTAAAAAATGTAAGAAGTAAAGAGCAGTTAAAAAAATTAACTTCTTCATTACAAACTATTTCAAAACAAAAACTTTTAATTTCAATTGACCAAGAGGGTGGAATAGTTCAAAGATTAAAAAGTGAAGATGGTTTTGTAAATACGCCAAAAGCTATTGATGTGGCTTCAAAAGGTGAAGATTTTGCTAAACAAACATATAAATTATTAGCAAAAGATTTAAGCGAATCAGGTATAAATGCAGATTTTGCACCAGTTGTAGATTTAGCAATAAATAAACAAAATAAAGTAATTGTAACACGAGGAAGATCATTTGGTGAATCATCAAAAGAGGTTATAAAATACTCTTCTATATTTGTAGATGAACTAAAAAAACAACATGTTATTTCTGTTTTAAAACATTTCCCAGGACATGGATCATCTTTGGCTGATTCACACTTAGGTTTTGTGGATATTACAAATACTTGGAATGAAAAAGAGTTAGAGCCATATAAATATTTTATTAAAAATAATAAAGTTGATATGATAATGACAGCTCATGTTTACAATAAAAATTTAGATGAAGAGTATCCAGCAACTCTATCTTATGAAATTAATACAAAATTATTAAGAGATAAGTTAGGTTTTAATGGAGTTTTAGTAAGTGATGATTTACAAATGTATGCTATTTCAAAACATTATGATTTAAAACAGACTTTAACTTTGGCTATAAATTCAGGTGTAAGTATGCTTTTATACGCAAATCAATTAGCAAAACCTATTACATTAAAACAAATAGTTGATACAGCTTATTCATTGGTTTTAAGTGAAGAAATTTCTTTAGAACAAATCGTAAAAGCAAACGAGAGAATTGATAAAATGATGAGTAAATATTAA
- a CDS encoding phosphate-starvation-inducible PsiE family protein has product MKKTLVNFFSDKLYIELSITSVLFLIALAMDKLMDFIIYMLYFVIFLEIVRAVVNYVREQRVTMTLLVDAFIILALREFIVNVVKVNKEDLGSLEAIFSSPINFNLLILSGVIIFLLLVRYLSIITSQKNVLKNIEED; this is encoded by the coding sequence ATGAAAAAAACTTTAGTAAATTTTTTTTCAGATAAGTTATATATAGAGTTATCAATTACCTCAGTACTATTTCTGATTGCACTTGCTATGGATAAACTTATGGATTTTATTATTTATATGCTTTATTTTGTGATTTTTCTAGAAATTGTACGAGCTGTTGTAAATTATGTCAGAGAGCAGCGTGTTACTATGACATTACTTGTTGATGCTTTTATTATTTTAGCTTTAAGAGAGTTTATTGTAAATGTTGTAAAAGTAAATAAAGAAGATTTAGGTAGTCTCGAAGCAATATTTTCAAGCCCTATAAATTTTAACCTTTTAATTTTATCAGGGGTTATAATATTTTTATTACTTGTGAGATATTTATCAATTATTACATCTCAAAAAAATGTACTAAAAAACATAGAAGAAGATTAA